The proteins below are encoded in one region of Tessaracoccus aquimaris:
- a CDS encoding alpha-amylase family glycosyl hydrolase translates to MSEVIALDESSWSTADWALGAHPSAQGITFAVYAPAATRVQLEIFPDEIGSFASDTFLLAKGEDGVWRGNLQGLQLNALYGFRVWGSNWPFVEDWEPGSEAGFIADLDADGNRFNPNKVLFDPYAREITHNLYTDKLAKLGVNDGVFGTGGDDVNGVPRREIDTAIYAPKGVVIADYTPVTPKPNIPGERTAIYEVSVEQATAHPSTMRLGELLGDEPGFGAVGNIPDEYRGTYKGAGMLAPYLKALGLTTIELLPVHETNASESGRDSKTNAWGYMTLDFFAPNRLYAHDQSWGGPTREFKEMVSAFHDIGLEVYLDVVYNHTAEGGNWGGDVNTTGFTTLGGFATADYYQMTDAKILVDGATGTGNQLNYSQRAACLLVLDSLRYWTDVMQVDGFRFDLATVLGRLPGDADPDDWGQQKRFFSDHPLLVAISEFADENGIEVIAEAWDLWGYEVGNFPKGWGEWNGRYRDAVRRFTKGDGNAPGFIDMFNGDYHHFHTSGGAQKTINFVDAHDGFNMADLVSYQTKNNNQPYPFGPSDGGSDDNLSWDSGGSQSLRRQRVRNLWAILFLSRGVPMVVAGDEFGRTQNGNNNPWELHSLAMCNNYAMIPTNAPSGCRSRPGWRPPTTTTSASSRPPTTSTGSSASRPSWRT, encoded by the coding sequence ATGTCCGAAGTCATTGCCCTCGACGAATCCTCGTGGTCGACAGCAGATTGGGCGCTCGGCGCCCATCCGTCGGCCCAGGGGATCACCTTCGCGGTGTACGCCCCAGCGGCTACCCGCGTGCAGCTTGAGATCTTCCCCGACGAGATCGGCTCGTTCGCCTCCGACACGTTCCTGCTCGCCAAGGGTGAGGACGGGGTCTGGCGGGGCAACCTGCAGGGACTTCAGCTCAACGCCCTCTACGGCTTCCGCGTGTGGGGCTCCAACTGGCCCTTCGTGGAGGACTGGGAGCCCGGCTCCGAGGCGGGCTTCATCGCCGACCTCGACGCGGACGGGAACCGGTTCAACCCGAACAAGGTGCTCTTCGATCCCTACGCCCGCGAGATCACCCACAACCTGTACACCGACAAGTTGGCAAAGCTCGGCGTCAACGACGGCGTGTTCGGCACCGGCGGAGACGACGTCAACGGCGTGCCCCGCCGCGAGATCGACACCGCCATCTACGCGCCGAAGGGCGTCGTGATCGCCGACTACACGCCCGTCACGCCCAAGCCGAACATCCCGGGCGAGCGCACCGCGATCTACGAGGTCTCGGTCGAGCAGGCGACGGCGCACCCGTCGACGATGCGGCTCGGGGAACTGCTCGGAGACGAGCCCGGCTTCGGCGCCGTCGGCAACATCCCCGACGAGTACCGCGGCACCTACAAGGGCGCGGGCATGCTCGCCCCCTACCTGAAGGCGCTCGGGCTGACCACCATCGAACTGCTGCCCGTGCACGAGACCAACGCGTCCGAGTCGGGCCGCGACTCGAAGACCAATGCGTGGGGCTACATGACGCTTGACTTCTTCGCGCCGAACCGGCTCTACGCACACGACCAGAGCTGGGGCGGCCCGACCCGCGAGTTCAAGGAGATGGTCTCCGCCTTCCACGACATCGGCCTCGAGGTCTACCTCGACGTGGTCTACAACCACACCGCCGAGGGCGGCAACTGGGGCGGCGACGTCAACACCACCGGATTCACGACGCTCGGCGGGTTCGCGACGGCCGACTACTACCAGATGACCGACGCGAAGATCCTCGTCGACGGCGCCACCGGGACGGGCAACCAACTCAACTACTCGCAACGCGCCGCCTGCCTTCTCGTCCTCGACTCGCTCCGCTACTGGACCGACGTGATGCAGGTCGACGGTTTCCGCTTCGACCTCGCGACCGTGCTCGGACGCCTCCCCGGCGACGCCGACCCCGACGACTGGGGCCAGCAGAAGCGCTTCTTCAGTGACCATCCGCTGCTCGTGGCGATCTCGGAGTTCGCAGACGAGAACGGCATCGAGGTGATCGCCGAGGCGTGGGACCTGTGGGGCTACGAGGTCGGCAACTTCCCCAAGGGGTGGGGCGAGTGGAACGGCCGCTACCGCGACGCCGTCCGCCGCTTCACGAAGGGCGACGGCAACGCGCCCGGCTTCATCGACATGTTCAACGGCGACTACCACCACTTCCACACCTCGGGCGGGGCGCAGAAGACCATCAACTTCGTCGACGCCCACGACGGCTTCAACATGGCGGACCTGGTCAGCTACCAGACGAAGAACAACAACCAGCCCTACCCGTTCGGGCCCTCCGACGGCGGATCCGACGACAACCTCTCCTGGGATTCGGGAGGCTCGCAGTCGCTGCGGCGGCAGCGGGTCCGGAACCTCTGGGCGATCCTGTTCCTGTCGCGCGGCGTGCCGATGGTGGTGGCGGGCGACGAGTTCGGTCGCACCCAGAACGGCAACAACAACCCGTGGGAGTTGCACTCGCTCGCGATGTGCAACAACTACGCCATGATCCCGACCAACGCCCCCAGCGGGTGCCGGTCGAGGCCGGGGTGGAGGCCGCCTACCACGACAACTTCGGCGAGTTCGAGACCGCCGACAACGTCAACGGGGTCTTCCGCTTCGCGACCTTCATGGCGAACCTGA
- a CDS encoding DUF6493 family protein: MRLTAELAAAYAVFLELGWAGADRADVESLPLGTPEQRAVAKRGLAKGEWGEYGYRGWQSAVDDNDDLLGYFAVRVGVPASRAVQVLPVADRELAIRLVAERGEDFASAYCRARGRRWDALPAIVSLVARLGLPLPPDRDYLEQWAANAAMVLDPAMLPDPNGDLPPRPDVEARFAEHLEAALTTGISADGRWDDLLGWAVTDGLVPRDRGLEAAFAGLDAATRQVDRRMWLRALEALAVTDEELVARADLLVSAMSHGEGPLIERFAPVLIARADDAVLGDVLAVTLGTTIKKAARAVLRAAAERPRPSEETIDVAAALLPLHLTSSDAAVAKAASTLADAWGIGVHNETADDVEVGGLWTQPPPLWEVPRFAVPEPTPQALTEAAARLLRRPAFAEDVEADRFLALANEVARLDPAAARDALAGVGDSLVPGLLAIGAWRSGTPVTDVRRLGVDTPGARREVEVVGRLGALPIPLSTPTWEDLRIDPADLLARLRRYRDEGVAPGRADLALALTRLDVTLVSKAVRDDLWATTVRVAGTHESAGRLAADYLDAPFEEPGLIPDREDDRYKTAPTRAPQAIATLGMGLRSGLAGHSEFTGYVLPTWGDAAAMNITNWGSASLGVEARQAVRRARPLTPGLAVNILGIQRGLNPAAVSDASATVREAWDRGLLQPGVADVALLDWSVVPTGLASFATVCVDLAHDGMLAVVWPLLDDLLAASLRQPRLLAGSADVVEAVTALLPHVAAAVDEGAALAAALDLPAVRALAERPGSSRATKLARGVLAALPTPTVTHAAEAPVAQVAPVVEVAPEPLERIWAEPADVRPIEDGVEFVARQGDGTWDQQLICTLPDGTRFRWRGVSQYDLATGWLSVYSIEGERTARHPDLWLWLTPKDGALWVEPITVIDGLPVADGRRKHKVKQATVATAAALIQTCNGLGLGPEHSYGLSDDTAFTSGVLTWQGVDAAARSLLADEEFNPRGIAVFVRRVPTSLQRLWPVLAEATRVAASAAKLPAWLNPVLDTLGHYAPHLRKAAARGWTPPVDQAWEGVAALAARKGSTKALQKARDLWASLTAP, encoded by the coding sequence ATGAGGCTGACCGCGGAACTGGCCGCCGCCTACGCCGTCTTCCTGGAACTCGGCTGGGCGGGCGCCGACCGCGCCGACGTCGAGTCGCTGCCGCTCGGCACCCCCGAGCAACGGGCGGTCGCCAAGCGGGGGCTCGCGAAGGGCGAATGGGGCGAGTACGGCTACCGCGGCTGGCAGAGCGCGGTCGACGACAACGACGACCTGCTCGGCTACTTCGCCGTCCGGGTCGGCGTGCCCGCCTCGCGGGCCGTGCAGGTGCTCCCCGTTGCCGATCGCGAACTCGCCATCAGGCTGGTTGCGGAGCGCGGCGAGGACTTCGCATCGGCCTACTGCCGCGCGCGCGGTCGCCGCTGGGACGCCCTCCCCGCCATCGTCTCGCTGGTGGCCAGGCTGGGCCTTCCACTTCCTCCGGACCGCGACTACCTCGAACAGTGGGCGGCCAACGCGGCGATGGTGCTCGACCCGGCCATGCTGCCCGACCCGAACGGCGACCTCCCGCCGCGCCCCGACGTCGAGGCGCGCTTCGCCGAGCACCTCGAGGCCGCGCTGACCACAGGGATCTCAGCGGACGGACGCTGGGATGACCTGCTCGGCTGGGCGGTGACGGACGGCCTCGTCCCACGCGACCGCGGCCTGGAGGCCGCCTTCGCAGGCCTCGACGCCGCGACACGGCAGGTCGACAGGCGGATGTGGCTGCGGGCGCTCGAGGCTCTCGCCGTCACCGATGAGGAACTTGTCGCCCGCGCCGACCTCCTCGTCTCCGCCATGTCGCACGGGGAGGGCCCCCTCATCGAGCGGTTCGCCCCGGTCCTGATCGCACGGGCCGACGATGCGGTGCTTGGCGACGTGCTCGCCGTGACGCTCGGCACGACCATCAAGAAGGCGGCGCGAGCGGTGCTGCGCGCCGCGGCCGAACGCCCCCGCCCCTCCGAGGAGACGATCGACGTCGCGGCGGCCCTGCTGCCACTCCACCTGACGAGTTCCGACGCAGCGGTAGCCAAGGCCGCGTCGACGCTCGCCGACGCGTGGGGGATCGGCGTCCATAACGAGACCGCAGACGACGTCGAGGTGGGTGGCCTCTGGACTCAGCCCCCGCCGCTGTGGGAGGTGCCCCGGTTCGCCGTCCCGGAGCCGACGCCGCAGGCCCTGACGGAGGCCGCCGCGCGACTGCTCCGCAGGCCGGCGTTCGCGGAGGACGTCGAGGCGGACCGCTTCCTCGCCCTCGCCAACGAGGTCGCCCGGCTCGACCCGGCCGCGGCGCGCGACGCGCTGGCGGGCGTCGGCGACAGCCTGGTCCCCGGCCTGCTGGCGATCGGCGCGTGGCGCTCAGGCACCCCGGTGACCGACGTAAGGAGGCTCGGCGTCGACACCCCGGGCGCCCGTCGCGAGGTCGAGGTCGTCGGACGCCTCGGCGCGCTGCCCATTCCGCTGTCGACGCCGACGTGGGAGGACCTCCGGATCGACCCCGCCGACCTGCTGGCGAGGCTGCGCCGCTACCGCGACGAGGGGGTGGCGCCGGGCCGCGCCGACCTCGCCCTCGCCCTGACCCGCCTCGACGTGACGCTTGTCTCGAAGGCCGTCCGTGACGACCTCTGGGCGACCACGGTGCGGGTAGCGGGCACGCACGAGTCGGCGGGCAGGCTCGCTGCCGACTACCTCGACGCCCCCTTCGAGGAGCCGGGCCTGATTCCCGACCGGGAGGACGACCGCTACAAGACGGCCCCGACCCGGGCGCCCCAAGCCATCGCGACGCTCGGGATGGGGCTTCGCTCCGGGCTGGCCGGCCATTCCGAGTTCACCGGCTACGTGCTGCCGACCTGGGGCGATGCCGCCGCCATGAACATCACCAACTGGGGCTCTGCCTCCCTCGGCGTGGAGGCGCGGCAGGCGGTGCGCAGGGCCCGCCCCCTCACCCCTGGCTTGGCCGTCAACATCCTCGGCATCCAGCGAGGCCTCAACCCGGCGGCCGTGTCGGACGCGTCGGCCACGGTGCGGGAGGCGTGGGACCGCGGACTGCTGCAGCCAGGCGTCGCCGACGTCGCCCTGCTCGACTGGTCCGTGGTGCCGACCGGCCTGGCGTCGTTCGCCACCGTCTGCGTCGACCTGGCGCACGACGGGATGCTGGCCGTCGTCTGGCCCCTGCTCGACGACCTCCTGGCGGCGTCGCTTCGGCAACCCAGGCTGCTGGCAGGCTCCGCCGACGTCGTCGAGGCGGTCACCGCGCTGCTGCCGCACGTGGCGGCCGCCGTCGACGAGGGGGCCGCGCTCGCGGCGGCGCTCGACCTGCCCGCGGTCCGAGCCCTCGCCGAGCGACCCGGGTCATCGCGCGCCACGAAGCTCGCCCGCGGCGTGCTGGCGGCCCTGCCCACTCCGACGGTGACCCACGCCGCGGAGGCGCCGGTCGCCCAGGTCGCACCGGTCGTCGAGGTCGCACCGGAGCCCCTGGAACGGATCTGGGCCGAGCCGGCGGATGTCCGACCCATCGAGGACGGGGTCGAGTTCGTGGCGCGCCAGGGCGACGGCACCTGGGATCAGCAACTGATCTGCACGCTGCCCGACGGGACCCGGTTCAGGTGGCGTGGCGTCTCCCAGTACGACCTGGCCACCGGTTGGCTTTCCGTCTACTCGATCGAGGGGGAACGGACGGCCCGGCACCCCGACCTGTGGCTCTGGCTGACGCCGAAGGACGGCGCGTTGTGGGTCGAGCCCATCACCGTCATCGATGGGTTGCCGGTCGCCGACGGCAGGCGCAAGCACAAGGTCAAGCAGGCGACGGTGGCCACCGCCGCCGCGCTGATCCAGACCTGCAACGGCCTCGGGCTCGGGCCCGAACACAGCTACGGCCTCAGCGACGACACAGCGTTCACCAGCGGCGTCCTCACCTGGCAGGGCGTCGACGCGGCGGCCCGCTCGCTGCTGGCCGACGAGGAGTTCAACCCGCGGGGCATCGCGGTGTTCGTCCGGCGGGTGCCGACCTCGCTGCAACGGCTGTGGCCCGTGCTCGCGGAGGCGACCCGCGTCGCAGCCTCGGCCGCGAAGCTCCCCGCTTGGCTGAACCCCGTCCTCGACACGTTGGGGCACTACGCGCCGCACCTGCGGAAGGCCGCCGCGAGGGGCTGGACGCCCCCGGTCGACCAGGCGTGGGAAGGCGTCGCCGCCCTGGCCGCCCGCAAGGGCTCGACCAAGGCACTCCAGAAGGCCCGCGACCTCTGGGCCAGCCTGACCGCCCCCTGA
- a CDS encoding SWIM zinc finger family protein translates to MLARGLLSLADVTATRYFQFAPASLRDPILTAHGDRLRAECFSACNGVYARLDLLPDAFDTGELAHGTTNVDINLATRSALTKVGRDQLLHLDVGTAGLTVSTPEATAVERPVAMPSRWVRALGNVAELHRDLPLAVILKGPAAKAFVAALPGATSSGKDGWVTPQGRVSPRLVAGSVRISGLNRLNALKRLLPHVSGLSIHGTDDAGPVIVTADLPGSRLTLGLTEEAWRGHSGEGSLLTGLSGSDVLDDGDLIAALLAFEPIIDVPRLAREGNLEEARVRGGLAVLAASGRVGWDAHDQAWFHRELPHDPDRVDRDNPRLVKARAMADAGLVAPTPDGGWRVTSGETVYTVRRSSSGPTCTCAWYLRHGTGRGPCAHALAVDLSAGDPR, encoded by the coding sequence GTGCTCGCCCGCGGCCTCCTCTCCCTGGCCGACGTCACCGCCACCCGCTACTTCCAGTTCGCACCCGCGAGCCTCCGAGACCCGATCCTCACGGCCCACGGCGACCGGCTCCGCGCGGAGTGCTTCTCCGCCTGCAACGGGGTCTACGCGCGGCTCGACCTGCTGCCCGACGCCTTCGACACCGGGGAACTCGCGCACGGCACCACCAACGTCGACATCAACCTCGCCACAAGGTCGGCGCTCACCAAGGTCGGAAGGGACCAACTCCTCCACCTCGACGTCGGCACCGCCGGACTCACGGTCTCGACGCCCGAGGCCACCGCCGTCGAGCGACCGGTCGCGATGCCGTCCCGCTGGGTCAGGGCGCTCGGCAACGTGGCGGAACTGCACCGCGACCTGCCGCTGGCCGTCATCCTGAAGGGGCCCGCCGCCAAGGCGTTCGTCGCGGCGCTGCCCGGCGCCACGTCGTCCGGGAAGGACGGGTGGGTCACGCCGCAAGGGAGGGTCAGCCCGCGCCTGGTGGCAGGTTCGGTGCGGATCTCCGGGCTCAACCGGCTCAACGCGCTGAAGCGACTGCTGCCGCACGTGAGCGGCCTGTCGATCCACGGCACCGACGACGCGGGTCCGGTGATCGTCACCGCCGACCTGCCGGGCTCCAGGCTGACGCTTGGGTTGACGGAGGAGGCCTGGCGCGGGCATTCCGGCGAGGGCTCGCTGCTGACTGGCCTCTCCGGCTCCGACGTGCTCGATGACGGTGACCTCATCGCCGCGCTGCTCGCCTTCGAACCCATCATCGACGTGCCCCGTCTCGCCCGCGAGGGGAACCTGGAGGAGGCGCGCGTCCGCGGCGGCCTCGCCGTCCTCGCGGCGTCGGGCCGGGTCGGCTGGGACGCGCACGACCAGGCCTGGTTCCACCGGGAACTCCCGCACGACCCCGACCGCGTCGACCGGGACAACCCGAGGCTCGTCAAGGCGAGGGCGATGGCCGACGCGGGCCTCGTGGCTCCGACCCCCGACGGTGGTTGGCGGGTCACCTCTGGCGAGACCGTCTACACGGTGCGCAGGTCCTCGAGCGGGCCGACGTGCACCTGCGCCTGGTACCTGCGCCACGGAACCGGCCGCGGGCCGTGCGCCCACGCGCTCGCCGTCGACCTCAGCGCAGGCGACCCGCGATGA